One Candidatus Poribacteria bacterium genomic region harbors:
- the rbfA gene encoding 30S ribosome-binding factor RbfA, whose product MIDNRRQDRVGALIQRELSEIIQRSVKDPRITFCTVTQASVSPDLKYVDVKVSVIGDEAQKSETLAGLKSAAGFLRREIGNRLTLRYSPELRFAIDESADYLFKIDGLLKSVKSEDETT is encoded by the coding sequence ATGATAGATAATAGAAGGCAAGATCGAGTCGGAGCCCTCATCCAACGAGAGTTAAGCGAGATTATCCAACGTTCTGTCAAAGATCCGCGTATCACATTTTGTACTGTTACGCAGGCTTCTGTATCACCGGATCTAAAATATGTAGATGTAAAAGTCAGTGTTATCGGCGATGAGGCGCAGAAAAGTGAAACACTCGCTGGGCTAAAGAGTGCAGCGGGGTTTCTTCGACGCGAAATCGGGAACCGCCTGACGCTGCGCTATTCGCCTGAGCTTCGGTTTGCTATAGATGAATCCGCTGACTACCTCTTTAAAATAGATGGACTCCTCAAGTCTGTTAAGTCCGAGGACGAAACAACCTAA
- the gcvT gene encoding glycine cleavage system aminomethyltransferase GcvT, with amino-acid sequence MKRTPLYQVHESLNAKFTEFGGWEMPLQYSSIVKEHLSVRTNVGLFDLSHMGEIEVSGQGANELVQKLSTNDVGRLTDGRVLYTLFCNETGGIVDDLLIYRYTDNHYMLVVNAANIDKDLTWVETHNNTGTDIKNISEDTALIALQGPKSIDILNPFVPERDVSEISFFRFVVDEVAGIRTTISRTGYTGEVGFELYVDASEAEDLWNVLYPVVIEVDGQPVGLGARDTLRLEAGLRLYGMDMNEDTNPFEVGLGKFVKSKGRQFVGKDALLAAKKKGIAKQMVGFQMLDRAVARAGYAVYQGGECIGSVTSGAPSPSLKYGIGFASIKSSRHTPLCRNRNENIDIKIRGKLHSAKIVEVPFIKN; translated from the coding sequence ATGAAGAGAACACCCCTTTATCAGGTTCATGAATCCCTTAATGCGAAATTCACCGAATTCGGTGGCTGGGAGATGCCGCTTCAATATAGTAGTATTGTTAAGGAGCATCTATCTGTTCGGACGAATGTGGGCTTATTTGACCTGTCGCACATGGGAGAGATTGAAGTTTCTGGGCAGGGTGCGAACGAATTGGTACAGAAACTCAGCACGAACGATGTCGGACGTTTAACTGATGGTCGTGTGTTGTATACGCTATTCTGTAATGAAACGGGCGGAATCGTTGATGATCTTCTCATCTATCGGTACACTGATAACCATTATATGCTGGTGGTCAATGCTGCCAATATTGACAAGGATTTGACATGGGTAGAAACCCACAACAACACAGGCACGGACATAAAAAATATAAGTGAGGACACGGCTCTCATCGCACTACAAGGTCCAAAGTCAATAGACATTCTGAATCCTTTCGTTCCCGAACGGGATGTTTCTGAAATTTCGTTTTTTCGCTTTGTCGTAGATGAAGTTGCTGGTATCCGTACCACCATTTCACGAACTGGGTATACGGGGGAAGTCGGTTTTGAGTTATACGTTGATGCAAGCGAGGCGGAGGATTTGTGGAATGTGCTCTACCCTGTTGTGATAGAAGTAGATGGACAACCGGTAGGACTGGGCGCGCGCGACACCCTACGACTTGAAGCCGGACTTCGCCTCTACGGCATGGACATGAACGAAGACACAAACCCGTTTGAAGTTGGCCTCGGTAAGTTTGTCAAATCCAAAGGGCGACAGTTTGTTGGAAAAGACGCACTCCTGGCCGCAAAAAAGAAGGGTATCGCGAAACAGATGGTAGGATTTCAGATGCTTGACCGTGCTGTGGCGCGTGCGGGTTATGCTGTTTATCAAGGGGGTGAATGTATAGGCAGCGTAACCAGCGGAGCACCTTCACCGAGTCTCAAATATGGTATCGGGTTCGCTTCTATCAAAAGTAGTAGGCACACGCCGTTGTGCCGGAACAGAAATGAAAATATTGACATAAAAATTCGAGGTAAACTCCACTCCGCCAAAATTGTGGAAGTGCCCTTTATCAAGAACTAA
- the gcvH gene encoding glycine cleavage system protein GcvH produces the protein MIPQNLKYMESHEWAKQEGDIVTIGISDYAQSEIQDIVYVELPEVGTELTQKTEFGVIESVKAAFDLYAPVSGEVIDVNESLLDAPEQVNESPYDEGWFLKIKMTDPNELDGLLDADGYQAHIEAEHA, from the coding sequence ATGATTCCACAAAACTTAAAATACATGGAAAGCCATGAATGGGCTAAGCAAGAAGGTGACATTGTCACTATCGGTATCAGCGACTATGCCCAATCCGAAATTCAGGATATCGTCTATGTTGAATTGCCGGAAGTTGGTACTGAGCTCACACAGAAAACGGAGTTCGGCGTGATAGAATCTGTCAAAGCAGCGTTTGACCTATATGCGCCTGTTAGTGGTGAGGTGATTGATGTCAACGAATCCCTCCTTGATGCCCCGGAACAGGTTAATGAATCCCCTTACGATGAGGGATGGTTTCTGAAAATCAAAATGACCGATCCCAATGAACTTGATGGCCTTCTTGATGCCGATGGTTATCAAGCACATATTGAGGCAGAGCATGCCTGA
- a CDS encoding bifunctional oligoribonuclease/PAP phosphatase NrnA — MDTQQMVDMQNYSTLCNLFDRYHNFALSTHINPDGDAIGSELGLYLFLTGLGKSVKMFNTDAVPANYRFLPFWDSIESTHSVGSYCPEVLIVLDASTLERIGKALSKTLLPTHCLINIDHHATAETFGDINLIVPSASSTSEIVYKLIKYHQTPIDKACALCLYTGLMFDTGCFRHSNTTAETHQIAAELIEIGGFAPDEVYRNVYEHVPVAKIHLLSEVLRTLEVTDDGKIASVYVTQTMFRKTGTTADAVEGIVNQIQAIAGVEVALCASEMMDRSTKVSLRSQGCVDVSQLAAEFEGGGHARAAGCRITMPYLLAIAALIQAAQRYIHPSHAEQADCQKD; from the coding sequence ATGGACACCCAACAGATGGTTGATATGCAGAACTATAGCACTCTTTGTAATTTATTTGACCGGTATCATAACTTCGCGCTCTCGACACATATTAACCCTGATGGCGATGCAATCGGTTCCGAACTGGGTCTTTACTTGTTTCTCACGGGACTCGGAAAGTCTGTTAAAATGTTTAATACAGACGCGGTGCCCGCTAATTATAGATTTCTCCCGTTTTGGGATAGTATTGAGAGCACCCATTCTGTTGGAAGCTATTGTCCAGAGGTGTTGATCGTATTGGATGCCAGCACACTTGAGCGAATCGGCAAAGCACTGTCCAAAACCTTGCTGCCTACACACTGCCTCATTAACATTGACCATCACGCCACCGCAGAGACGTTCGGCGATATCAACCTCATTGTGCCCTCTGCCTCTTCCACCTCAGAGATTGTTTACAAACTCATTAAATACCATCAGACCCCAATAGACAAAGCGTGCGCGCTTTGTCTCTATACAGGGTTGATGTTTGATACTGGCTGTTTTCGCCATAGTAATACCACAGCCGAGACACATCAAATTGCCGCGGAATTAATTGAAATAGGCGGGTTCGCTCCAGATGAGGTCTATCGAAACGTCTATGAGCATGTCCCTGTTGCGAAGATACACCTCTTGAGTGAAGTCCTCCGCACATTGGAAGTGACGGATGATGGGAAGATAGCATCGGTGTATGTAACACAGACAATGTTTCGCAAAACTGGAACGACTGCTGACGCTGTCGAGGGTATTGTAAATCAAATTCAAGCGATTGCCGGTGTTGAAGTGGCACTCTGCGCGTCTGAAATGATGGATCGAAGTACGAAAGTAAGTCTGCGGAGTCAGGGGTGTGTTGATGTCAGTCAACTCGCTGCAGAGTTCGAGGGTGGAGGGCATGCGCGCGCCGCTGGCTGTCGCATTACTATGCCTTACCTCTTGGCGATTGCTGCCCTTATTCAAGCTGCACAACGCTATATCCATCCAAGTCACGCGGAACAAGCTGATTGCCAGAAGGATTGA
- the rpsO gene encoding 30S ribosomal protein S15, whose translation MAIDAAEKKELIQQYQIHQQDTGSPEAQVAILTARIQQLTEHFQTHRKDYHSRHGLYRLVGKQRRLLRYLYKKDVTRYYRLINELGIRDTIG comes from the coding sequence TTGGCAATTGATGCAGCAGAGAAGAAGGAATTGATCCAACAGTACCAGATACACCAACAAGACACCGGTTCCCCGGAGGCTCAAGTGGCAATTTTGACTGCGCGTATTCAACAGTTAACTGAACACTTTCAGACGCACCGGAAAGACTACCATTCGCGTCATGGACTTTACCGACTCGTTGGCAAACAGCGCCGCCTGTTACGGTACCTTTACAAAAAAGACGTTACGCGCTATTACCGTTTAATTAATGAACTCGGAATTCGTGACACTATTGGATAG
- the gcvP gene encoding aminomethyl-transferring glycine dehydrogenase: MPEKEKDKSYFSDRHIGPRSEDIELMLTTLGYSSMADFIEDVVPADIRLSSTLNLSGNSSGLGRGLQAHIAKSESEVLAVLKELASQNQVFRSFIGMGYYNCFVPPVIQRNILENPGWYTQYTPYQAEISQGRLEALLNFQTMVIDLTGLPIANASLLDEATAAAEAMGMCFANVPRKITRNFFVSETCHPQTIAVLQTRAEPLGIELQIGDHRDVNFDTPILGAIVQYPATDGAIYDYHQFAEQVHAAGGLFIAATDLLALTLLRPPGEFGVDIAIGSAQRFGVPLGYGGPHAAFLSTHEELKRSIPGRIAGVSHDANGKPAIRLALQTREQHIRREKATSNICTAQVLLAVMAGMYAVYHGPTGLRQIAERVHSLTYRLRAELEKLGYTTGEAPSFDTFSVTVPTEVTGELHASARARRINLREIDATHIGVSLDETTTSADVEELQQIFAENSKEGTKHTSPLPPFQSSPSIPVEFQRETPYLTHPVFNSYHSETEMLRYIHRLQIKDLSLVNAMIPLGSCTMKLNATTEMVPVTWSEFGDLHPFAPQEQAEGYRHLFSQLEEWLAEITGYSGISLQPNAGSQGEYAGLLVIRKYHESRSEAHRNVCLIPTSAHGTNPASAVMAGMKVVVVACDLEGNIDLDDLREKADTHCDNLAAAMITYPSTHGVFEEKIREICDIVHQSGGQVYMDGANLNALVGIAQPAGVGADVCHLNLHKTFCIPHGGGGPGMGPIGVKAHLTDFLPTHPLVNVGGSAGIGAVSAAPWGSPGILPISWAYIAMMGAEGLTSATKVAILNANYIAKKLAPHYPVLYTGKQGLVAHECIIDLRAFKKSADIDVTDVAKRLMDYGFHAPTVSWPVPGAMMIEPTESESRAELDRFCDALISIREEIAEIEAGIADQVDNVLKNAPHTVEMATQSEWCHPYPREKAAFPKPWVRDAKFWPAVARINEVYGDRNLMCACPPLDEY, from the coding sequence ATGCCTGAAAAAGAAAAAGACAAAAGCTACTTTTCAGATCGACATATCGGTCCCCGCTCGGAAGATATTGAACTGATGTTGACAACGCTCGGCTATTCTTCAATGGCAGATTTCATTGAGGATGTTGTGCCAGCGGATATTCGTTTGTCGTCAACCTTGAATCTAAGTGGAAATTCCAGTGGTTTAGGACGTGGTTTGCAAGCCCATATTGCAAAATCAGAATCGGAAGTACTTGCGGTGCTGAAAGAACTTGCTTCCCAGAATCAAGTCTTCCGCTCCTTTATCGGGATGGGCTACTATAATTGTTTTGTGCCGCCAGTCATCCAACGTAACATTTTGGAAAATCCGGGCTGGTATACGCAATATACACCGTATCAGGCTGAGATTTCACAAGGACGTTTGGAGGCATTGCTCAATTTCCAAACAATGGTTATCGATTTGACCGGTTTACCCATTGCGAACGCTTCACTCCTTGACGAGGCAACAGCTGCTGCGGAAGCAATGGGAATGTGTTTTGCAAATGTGCCGCGGAAGATCACTCGAAACTTTTTTGTATCAGAAACCTGTCATCCACAAACAATCGCTGTTCTACAAACACGCGCTGAACCCCTCGGTATTGAATTACAAATCGGTGACCATCGTGATGTCAATTTTGACACACCCATCTTAGGTGCCATCGTGCAATATCCCGCCACAGATGGTGCGATTTACGACTATCATCAATTCGCTGAACAGGTACACGCTGCTGGTGGTTTATTTATTGCTGCAACAGATCTGTTGGCACTAACACTCCTACGTCCACCCGGTGAGTTTGGTGTGGACATTGCTATCGGTAGTGCACAGCGGTTTGGTGTGCCCCTTGGATATGGCGGTCCTCACGCAGCTTTTCTTTCCACACATGAGGAGCTTAAACGTAGTATCCCCGGACGGATTGCTGGCGTATCTCACGATGCAAACGGCAAGCCTGCTATTCGCTTAGCACTCCAGACGCGGGAACAGCACATCCGGCGTGAAAAGGCAACGAGCAACATCTGCACTGCACAAGTACTGCTCGCTGTGATGGCAGGGATGTACGCTGTCTATCACGGACCCACAGGACTTAGGCAGATTGCGGAACGTGTACATTCACTTACCTATCGGTTACGGGCAGAACTTGAAAAACTTGGCTATACCACCGGAGAAGCCCCAAGTTTTGATACCTTCTCTGTTACTGTCCCAACGGAAGTAACAGGCGAATTGCACGCTTCTGCACGAGCGAGACGGATAAACCTTCGGGAAATTGATGCAACACATATCGGCGTTTCCTTAGATGAAACAACAACATCTGCGGATGTTGAAGAACTTCAGCAGATTTTCGCGGAAAACAGCAAGGAAGGCACAAAGCACACGTCGCCTCTTCCGCCCTTCCAGTCTTCCCCTTCTATCCCTGTAGAATTTCAGCGTGAAACGCCCTATCTGACGCATCCTGTTTTCAATAGTTACCATTCTGAAACTGAGATGCTCCGCTATATCCATAGACTCCAAATCAAAGACCTCTCCCTTGTGAACGCGATGATTCCGCTCGGTTCTTGTACGATGAAACTCAACGCTACAACGGAGATGGTGCCGGTGACATGGAGCGAATTCGGGGATCTACACCCATTCGCGCCGCAGGAGCAAGCGGAAGGTTACCGACATCTATTTTCGCAATTGGAGGAGTGGTTGGCTGAGATAACGGGTTACAGTGGTATCTCACTGCAGCCGAACGCAGGTTCACAGGGCGAATATGCCGGGCTGTTAGTCATCCGTAAATACCACGAGAGTCGCAGTGAAGCGCATCGTAACGTCTGTTTGATCCCGACTTCTGCACACGGTACAAATCCCGCGAGTGCTGTGATGGCAGGCATGAAAGTCGTTGTCGTGGCGTGCGATCTGGAGGGAAATATTGACCTTGACGATCTCCGAGAGAAAGCAGATACACACTGTGACAATCTTGCTGCTGCCATGATTACATACCCTTCAACGCACGGTGTATTTGAAGAGAAAATTCGGGAGATTTGCGACATTGTTCATCAATCCGGTGGACAAGTCTACATGGACGGTGCGAATCTAAATGCCCTTGTTGGTATCGCACAACCAGCGGGTGTCGGAGCAGATGTCTGCCATTTAAACCTCCACAAAACCTTCTGCATCCCTCACGGCGGTGGTGGACCGGGGATGGGACCCATTGGGGTCAAGGCGCACCTCACGGATTTTTTACCGACACATCCACTCGTCAATGTTGGTGGCAGTGCCGGGATTGGTGCTGTGTCTGCAGCACCGTGGGGAAGTCCCGGAATTTTACCGATCTCTTGGGCGTATATAGCGATGATGGGAGCAGAGGGACTTACGTCGGCAACAAAAGTCGCGATTCTTAACGCCAACTATATCGCGAAGAAACTCGCCCCGCACTATCCTGTGCTTTATACAGGGAAACAGGGCTTAGTCGCACATGAATGTATCATTGATTTGCGTGCCTTCAAAAAGAGTGCTGACATAGATGTAACGGATGTTGCAAAGCGATTGATGGATTACGGATTCCACGCACCGACGGTTTCTTGGCCCGTGCCGGGCGCGATGATGATTGAACCGACAGAAAGCGAATCAAGAGCCGAGTTAGATCGGTTCTGTGACGCGCTCATCTCAATACGTGAAGAAATAGCGGAGATTGAGGCAGGCATCGCTGATCAGGTAGACAATGTGCTGAAAAATGCACCTCACACGGTAGAAATGGCTACACAATCTGAATGGTGTCATCCGTATCCGCGCGAAAAAGCGGCGTTTCCCAAACCGTGGGTGCGCGATGCTAAATTTTGGCCCGCTGTGGCACGTATTAACGAAGTCTATGGGGACAGAAATCTTATGTGTGCTTGCCCACCGCTCGACGAATATTAA
- the pnp gene encoding polyribonucleotide nucleotidyltransferase, with the protein MKVEMQLGSEKLSIETGKVAKQADGAVWVQYGGTVVLVTVVADDGDHDLDFFPLTVDYRERAYATGRIPTVYGRREPRPGTSEQLVARLIDHCIRPLFPKDFKAEVQILCNVFSSDGIHPADVPALIGTSAALSISDIPFNGPVAAVTVGKVEDQLIINPSYEELHASAMELFVSGKADAVMSVEGGGHEIPEDEVIDTIITAHEQIKEIIKLQEGLAAGCSNTKRDYASKSVESDLSSRVRHLATSRIRESIGMADKKVREDYLEQVQEEVLSEILEDMPEEVDPNATKDTISILSEIEKEEMREAILTQGKRVDGRGVTDIRSISGEVGLLPHTHGSSLFSRGQTQALCVTTLGTSGDEDVQRGLDGEARRAFFLHYNFPPFSTGEVKRMMGPGRREIGHGALAEKALEPVIPNKDEFHYTIRIVSEILESNASSSMATVCGATLALLDAGVPIKRPVAGIGVGLIKEGEQEAILTDMLGTEDFLGDMDFKVAGTSDGVTAIQMDIKIEGVTPELMRRAIHQAKEARLSVIEQMNAVIAEPRAELSPYAPRIYSLQIAQQKIKDLIGPRGKTVQGIQEETSTTINIEDDGTVEIAATSAEDVKRAEEKIRAITAMPEIGKEYTGKVVRTAPFGAFVEILPGKDGLVHISQMGDGYVRRAEDVMQVGDEVTVRILTIDEQDRVDLTLVAAGGVPVEELNIESSDEDREFSSDWNAGRDSREGGRSNNYRENRDSREYRDRRSNDSRERRGNRYDQRDNSRDFRDRRSPRIPKGRSR; encoded by the coding sequence ATGAAAGTTGAAATGCAACTTGGGAGCGAGAAGTTATCAATTGAGACCGGAAAAGTTGCGAAACAGGCAGACGGTGCCGTTTGGGTACAATACGGTGGAACGGTTGTCTTAGTCACGGTGGTAGCCGATGATGGCGATCATGACCTCGATTTCTTTCCGTTAACAGTAGATTATCGCGAGAGGGCTTACGCTACAGGACGTATACCGACAGTCTATGGTAGACGCGAACCACGTCCCGGAACATCAGAACAGTTGGTGGCTCGTTTAATAGACCACTGCATCCGTCCCCTCTTTCCAAAAGACTTTAAGGCTGAAGTCCAAATTTTATGTAACGTGTTTTCATCCGATGGCATTCATCCCGCGGATGTTCCGGCTCTTATTGGGACATCTGCCGCATTATCAATTTCTGATATACCCTTTAACGGACCTGTAGCTGCCGTTACTGTTGGAAAAGTTGAAGACCAGTTAATCATCAATCCAAGCTACGAAGAGTTACATGCCTCTGCGATGGAGTTGTTCGTCAGCGGTAAAGCAGACGCTGTAATGTCTGTTGAAGGCGGTGGGCATGAAATTCCTGAAGATGAAGTCATTGATACAATTATCACCGCCCACGAACAGATAAAAGAAATTATAAAACTTCAAGAAGGGCTAGCTGCGGGGTGCAGTAACACAAAACGAGACTATGCATCCAAGAGTGTTGAATCCGACCTCAGTAGCCGTGTCCGACATCTCGCTACGTCACGCATTCGAGAATCTATCGGGATGGCAGATAAGAAAGTGCGTGAAGATTATCTTGAACAGGTACAAGAAGAGGTCCTCTCCGAAATCCTTGAGGATATGCCTGAAGAGGTCGATCCGAACGCGACAAAAGATACTATCTCTATCTTGAGTGAAATTGAAAAAGAAGAGATGCGTGAAGCGATTCTTACCCAAGGGAAACGTGTTGATGGTCGCGGTGTAACCGACATTCGTTCCATTTCGGGAGAAGTCGGGTTGCTCCCGCATACCCACGGTTCCTCCCTATTTAGCAGAGGGCAGACACAGGCACTCTGTGTAACAACACTCGGCACATCTGGCGACGAAGACGTACAACGTGGGCTTGATGGCGAGGCAAGGCGTGCCTTCTTCCTACACTATAACTTCCCTCCGTTCAGCACTGGTGAGGTCAAACGTATGATGGGACCCGGGCGTCGAGAAATAGGACACGGTGCGCTTGCAGAAAAGGCACTTGAACCGGTTATCCCAAATAAAGACGAATTTCACTACACCATCCGAATCGTCTCTGAAATTTTGGAATCCAATGCATCATCTTCAATGGCAACCGTTTGTGGTGCAACTCTCGCACTATTAGATGCGGGGGTCCCCATTAAAAGACCTGTGGCTGGGATTGGTGTCGGTCTTATCAAGGAAGGTGAGCAGGAAGCGATCCTGACCGATATGCTCGGTACCGAAGATTTTCTCGGCGATATGGACTTCAAGGTCGCTGGGACTAGTGACGGTGTCACTGCCATACAGATGGATATCAAGATTGAAGGTGTCACACCTGAGTTGATGCGCCGTGCGATTCATCAGGCAAAAGAGGCACGTTTGTCGGTCATTGAACAGATGAACGCGGTCATCGCTGAGCCGCGTGCAGAACTTTCACCTTACGCGCCGCGAATTTACTCTCTCCAAATTGCACAGCAGAAAATCAAGGACCTCATTGGACCGCGTGGTAAAACTGTGCAAGGTATTCAGGAAGAGACAAGCACAACTATCAACATTGAAGATGATGGCACTGTGGAAATCGCCGCAACGAGCGCGGAAGATGTCAAACGTGCAGAGGAAAAAATTCGGGCGATCACTGCTATGCCTGAAATTGGCAAAGAGTACACTGGTAAAGTCGTCCGAACTGCACCTTTCGGAGCGTTTGTGGAGATATTGCCGGGTAAGGATGGACTTGTTCATATTTCGCAGATGGGCGACGGATATGTCCGCCGCGCTGAGGACGTTATGCAGGTTGGCGACGAAGTCACCGTCCGTATCCTTACGATTGACGAACAGGATCGCGTAGATCTAACGCTCGTTGCTGCAGGTGGCGTGCCGGTTGAGGAACTGAATATCGAGTCGTCGGATGAGGATCGCGAGTTCTCATCTGATTGGAATGCTGGTAGAGACTCCCGCGAGGGTGGACGTTCTAACAACTACCGTGAGAATCGAGACTCGCGCGAATACCGTGACAGGCGTTCCAATGACTCCCGCGAACGGCGTGGAAATCGGTATGATCAACGAGATAATTCTCGCGATTTCCGTGATCGACGTTCACCACGGATTCCCAAAGGACGCTCTCGATAG
- a CDS encoding amidohydrolase family protein: MRGDFEAYLNDSFRDENGKLDLTALLALEDEADMDVAVIMPNTQPLPQNDELADAIRGNSRALGCALVHPTEPEPTEQVRLAAEAWGMRGIKLMPAVHNYNVDDPIVRPVVEAARDYGLIVSIHSGPNNCHPNRIGTVASWVPETPIIMDHMGFPDDLDAGISVAKANKNVSLGTTILRFHRRWGTDPDTVVPTEVKTAVDELGPEQIVFGSNLPEYRPIQVINALKRLELGDDAEALIFGGNLARIYGL, translated from the coding sequence ATGCGAGGCGATTTTGAAGCCTATCTCAACGATTCTTTCCGTGATGAAAATGGCAAACTTGATTTAACGGCATTGTTGGCGTTGGAAGACGAAGCCGACATGGATGTTGCTGTTATCATGCCGAATACCCAACCGCTTCCCCAAAACGATGAGCTTGCCGATGCGATTCGTGGCAATTCGCGCGCCCTTGGTTGCGCACTTGTACATCCGACAGAACCAGAGCCTACTGAACAGGTCAGATTGGCTGCCGAGGCGTGGGGGATGCGTGGGATTAAACTGATGCCCGCTGTCCACAACTACAATGTCGATGACCCAATCGTGCGTCCCGTTGTTGAAGCCGCCCGCGACTATGGTCTTATCGTCTCAATTCATTCAGGACCTAACAATTGTCATCCCAACCGGATCGGCACTGTCGCAAGTTGGGTACCAGAGACCCCTATTATCATGGATCACATGGGGTTTCCTGACGATTTAGACGCGGGTATCTCTGTCGCAAAAGCGAATAAGAATGTTTCGCTCGGAACCACTATCTTAAGATTTCATCGCCGTTGGGGGACCGATCCGGACACCGTTGTGCCAACTGAAGTGAAAACGGCAGTTGACGAACTCGGACCCGAGCAGATCGTCTTCGGTTCTAATTTGCCTGAATACCGTCCTATTCAGGTTATCAACGCCCTCAAACGATTGGAACTCGGCGATGATGCGGAGGCACTGATCTTCGGTGGAAATCTCGCGCGCATTTATGGGCTTTAA
- a CDS encoding DUF503 domain-containing protein, whose amino-acid sequence MHIGVCKIRLRIPDSHSLKAKRRVVKSLIAKLKNRFNIAIAEVEALDAHQVAILAAVSVSNDVVHLNKIISHVVAFVEANIDAELVDYETEFFF is encoded by the coding sequence ATGCACATCGGTGTTTGTAAAATCCGTCTCCGTATCCCGGATAGCCACTCGTTGAAAGCGAAACGCCGGGTTGTAAAAAGCCTTATCGCGAAGCTCAAAAATCGTTTCAATATTGCTATTGCCGAAGTTGAAGCGTTGGACGCACATCAAGTCGCGATATTAGCCGCCGTTTCAGTTTCCAATGACGTAGTGCATCTTAATAAAATTATCTCACATGTTGTCGCTTTCGTTGAGGCAAATATAGATGCTGAGTTAGTGGATTACGAAACGGAATTTTTCTTTTAA
- a CDS encoding bifunctional riboflavin kinase/FAD synthetase yields MPEGLNAVENACSRSDLQVATTIYSLDDIVEFGRETVVTFGVFDGIHVGHQAVINTLLQRAAQDKLMSVLVGFYPHPLAFLAPERCPPVLTPLSKRVEVLQQFRIDKIIMLSFDAQIASMSPEFFVERVLLEKCRARHVVVGYACQFGKDRAGNAERLAELSRAYPFNVSIVPPTEVNGAPVHSTRIREALARGDLKCSSQLLGRLYSLMGNVVRGDGRGRTIGFPTANIDFQNQVCPPNGVYAIRAKLEERLLDGVLNVGTRPTFNGRDVQVEGHFFNFDEMIYDEPIEIFFVEKIRSERKFPNPELLIQQIQRDIANAVDILSVSTSL; encoded by the coding sequence TTGCCAGAAGGATTGAACGCCGTGGAAAACGCCTGTAGTAGGAGCGATCTACAGGTCGCAACTACAATTTATAGTTTAGACGACATAGTTGAATTCGGCAGAGAAACCGTTGTTACTTTTGGTGTGTTTGATGGCATCCATGTTGGTCACCAAGCGGTTATTAACACCCTTCTTCAGCGGGCTGCGCAAGATAAGTTAATGAGCGTATTGGTTGGTTTCTACCCCCATCCGCTTGCCTTCCTTGCCCCAGAACGATGTCCCCCCGTTCTGACGCCTCTCTCTAAACGCGTTGAAGTCCTTCAACAGTTTCGCATTGACAAAATCATCATGCTTAGTTTTGATGCCCAAATTGCATCGATGTCTCCCGAATTCTTTGTGGAGCGGGTACTCTTAGAGAAATGCCGAGCCAGACATGTCGTCGTGGGGTATGCTTGTCAGTTTGGTAAAGACCGCGCCGGCAATGCGGAACGGTTAGCCGAGCTGAGTCGAGCGTATCCGTTCAATGTTTCCATTGTTCCTCCTACCGAAGTAAATGGGGCACCTGTTCATAGTACCCGTATCCGCGAAGCACTCGCGCGAGGGGATCTTAAGTGCAGTTCTCAGTTATTGGGGCGTCTCTATTCCTTAATGGGTAATGTTGTTCGCGGCGATGGGCGTGGCAGAACAATTGGATTTCCGACTGCCAATATAGACTTTCAGAATCAAGTCTGTCCTCCTAATGGTGTTTATGCTATCCGGGCAAAGTTAGAGGAACGATTGTTAGACGGCGTATTGAATGTCGGGACCCGCCCTACATTTAACGGCAGAGATGTTCAGGTAGAAGGACACTTCTTTAATTTTGATGAAATGATTTATGACGAACCTATAGAAATATTTTTCGTAGAGAAAATTAGAAGTGAGCGGAAGTTTCCGAATCCAGAACTTTTGATTCAACAGATACAACGCGACATTGCAAATGCTGTGGACATTCTTTCGGTGTCTACCTCTTTGTAG